In Oncorhynchus keta strain PuntledgeMale-10-30-2019 chromosome 19, Oket_V2, whole genome shotgun sequence, a single genomic region encodes these proteins:
- the LOC127909292 gene encoding putative uncharacterized protein FLJ46204, with the protein MCFHSGETLRQQLSLVWKGKNPTHHAAEHMQPSLGMFRYLLNGKGKTSLFLSSLSMLQLQREKRAVPKHTHEDMNAHTHTHTHTHTHTHTHTHTHTHTHTHTHTHTHTHTRTHTHTHRHTDTHTQAVHTHAHTHTHTHTHTHTHTHTHTHTHTHTHTHTHTDTDTHTQAVHTHTHTHTHTHTHTHTHTHTHTHTHTHTHTHTHTHTHRHTGSTHTHTHTHTHTHTHTHTHTHTHTHTHTHTHTHTHTHTDTHTDTHTQAVHTYTNTHTHTHRHTHRHTHRHTHTGSTHIHKHTHRQRWRAQCTVNVLFGISCVTPTASQAAHPLHFRPHLC; encoded by the coding sequence ATGTGCTTCCACTCTGGAGAGACACTCAGGCAACAACTCAGCTTAGTTTGGAAAGGGAAAAACCCCACACATCATGCAGCAGAGCACATGCAGCCCTCTCTGGGAATGTTTAGATATCTCCTCAACGGAAAAGGGAAaacttccctctttctctcctctctctccatgctccaACTGCAGCGGGAGAAGAGGGCTGTCCCCAAACACACGCACGAGgatatgaatgcacacacacacacacacacacacacacacacacacacacacacacacacacacacacacacacacacacacacacacacacacacacacacacacacacacacacgcacacacacacacacacacagacacacagacacacacacacaggcagtacacacacacgcacacacacacacacacacacacacacacacacacacacacacacacacacacacacacacacacacacacacacacacacacacacacacagacacagacacacacacacaggcagtacacacacacacacacacacacacacacacacacacacacacacacacacacacacacacacacacacacacacacacacacacacacacacacacacacacacacacacacagacacacaggcagtacacacacacacacacacacacacacacacacacacacacacacacacacacacacacacacacacacacacacacacacacacacacacacacacacacacacacacacagacacacacacagacacacacacacaggcagtacacacatacacaaacacacacacacacacacacagacacacacacagacacacacacagacacacacacacaggcagtacacacatacacaaacacacacacaggcagcggTGGAGAGCACAATGCACAGTGAACGTCTTATTTGGTATTTCCTGTGTAACCCCTACAGCCAGCCAGGCAGCGCACCCCCTGCACTTCAGGCCCCATCTGTGTTAA